The genomic DNA CCCGGAATCACGTCGCGTTTGATGCGAAACGCAGGAACGAAAAACGCGTGAATCACATCTTGTGAAATCATGATTAATTTCACGGGTTTCCCCACCGGAATGTGCAATTCGTTGTTCTCTCTATGTCCCGTCGGATGCTGCAAATGCCACATCCATTGTTTACCGACCACATAAATCGGCAAAGCGCTTTCCGTAGGTATCGGTGTGTACATATCTACGAACAATTTCGAAGCCCAAATGAAAACGGGCACGCCCATCAGAAGAGGAATCACACTCCAAGCGATTTCGAGTTTCAAATTTCCGTGAGGGGGATTAGAACGATCTACTCTCGACCCAGCGCGATATTTCACCATCAAATAAAGCACCGACCCGAATACAATTAAACAAAAAAGTATAGTAAGGCCGGTCAAAGTAAAATAAAGCCAATCCATTTCTTCTGCGAAATTGGATGCTCTTTCCGGAAGTAATTCTATGCCGTTCATCTTTCTTTCTTCTCCGTAAACGGTTCTTCACCGACAATCTCTTCTATAACTTCTTTGGGTTCTTGTCGGAACATTCGATAGATAAAAATTCCTAACGCAATAACCGTAACGAGCCCTGCGAGTTGCACGAGTCTTAATATCGCCAAACCGTATTTTCCGGTGGCAGGGTCATACACCATACAATAAAGCAGGACTTGGTCTACTAAGGTTCCGATTTTATTTTCTGCGCTTTGAACGAGCGCTAAACGCAAATCTCTCGGAGGATATTCGATGCCATAAAAATATTGCGAGATTTTCCCCTGAGGTGTAATCACGAAAATGCCAGCTGCATGAACATATTGTTTGCGTACTGGGTCGTATTTATATCGAAAACCGACCGTATCGGCGACACTTAGAATAGATTCTTGGCTACCTACGAGCAAATGCCATCCGTTCTCCGATTGGGGGCGATCGTATCTTTTGAGAATGCTTTGTTTTGTTTCCGCTGCGAGTTCGGGGGATTCCGTCGGGTCTATGCTAATCAAAACTACATCGAATTCTTTTCCCGCATCAAAAGATACGACTTTAAGAGATTCGATGATGCCTGTAATGATCCTATTACAAAGTGCTGGGCATCGATAATAAACAAGTCCCAAAATCACGGGGCGTTCGCCGAAAAACGTTGCAAGCGGAACTTCCTTTCCGTTCTCATCGAAAAATACAGTGTCCAACGGAAGTTGTTCGTCCAGGTGCTGTTCGATGGTCACTCCGCTCGTCATAGTTTGCTGTTTTTCGGTCGTATCTCTTTTCTCGGCGATAGACGGAGGGGGGGCTTGCGAGAAACTAATCGAAAGACACAGTGCAAACAGCAGCGAGGAAAATAAACTTTTCATCGCATATCTCCTCGATTATCTCGAGTTTGATTTTCTCTTTTTTCCCTCGAAGGTGGTGGAGATTGCGCTAATAGATCCATAGCCCTCTCGATAGGAACGCGCGCGATTCCTGCATTTTTATCCACCCATCCATAGTTATTCAAAATCTCCTCTTCCGCACTCAGCAATTGCACCATCTCCACGGTCGGCTTTTCTTGGATTCGCGGAGCAGGCGGAATTCCTTGAACTTCTTCTTCGGTCGTCTGCAATGCTCCTAATCTTTTCGCTGCAGAATGCTCTTCGAAATAATGGAAAAGTTCTAAAGACAGCCAAATGGAAATTGCCACGATGATAGTGAGGATAGCGAAAAAGAATGCTACGTTTCGCCGACTGAGGATATCTCTCGGCTCGTAACCGTAAGTTTCTAATACCTCGAGTTCTTTTTCTTCTTGTTTATGCACTTTCGACAACCTCTTGCCTGGCTAAAACATAGGAAGGAAGAAGAGGGGCTCGCTTGAGTTGGAGTAGAAAATAGAATACCCAAATTCCACCGAAAGCGAAGAACGCTGCCGCGTCGCTCCAATAAAATTGCGCACTTTCGCGATGAAACGAAGGCAAAACGAACCAAATAATATCTGCAATTCGCATAATGACAATCCACGCGGCGACTGCGCCTAACAAACGAGGAGTCCGCTTGACGTGACTGGAAAGGAGCAAGAAAAAGGGTAAGAAGAAGTGCAAGAAGATGAGCACTCCGCCGAACCATCGCCAGTTCCCTTCGCTTCTTGCTGCGTAGTAAGTGATTTCTTCCGGCAGATTCCCCGACCATGTGATCAACAATTGCGAAAAAGACATGTATGCCCAAAGAACCACCAAAGTAAGTGTAAGGTTTCCGACGTCTCGCCAGTTTTTCCTTTCGAGAAGCGACGAAAACGGATAGCGATCGCGGACAATCACCATGAAAATTATCGCAAGCGCCAATGCGAATAAAGCCTCTCCGACGACGTTCAGTAATCCGAAAATCGTGGAATACCAATGAGGCTCTAAAGACATCACCAAATCCGTAACTGCAATCGTGACGCAAATTACGAAAAAGACAGCGCCCGGCGCGCTCAAATTCGAACGCTTATCCGCGTAAGAAGCATCACTCGTTTCATCTTCCTTGCGTGACCACTTATTCAACCAAACCATCAATAAAAGCCAAATCCCGAAATAGATCACCGCGCGCAAGATGAAGAACGGTTGCGTCAGAAAGATCGCAGTCTTTTCTTGTAAGACTTTGTCATGAGCGACCTCTTCTGGATTCGCCCAAGGATAGATGTACTTAATCCCGATGAAAATCGGAATGGATAGCAATGCCATCAAGGGGAGAACACGCGTTCCCGCTTCGAAAAATCGAATAATCGGATATCCCCAAGTCGCGCGAACCATGTTATATAAAAGCGTAAGACCTAAACATCCGAGTGTCGGCGTCAACCACACCATAAAACCGAATAAATACGACTCGAAGAAACTCGTGGGATTCGCAAAATATGCGGTTGCCAACAAAGCGAAACCGACAATCCCGATAATAAGCCCAACGGTTTGCAATCGAGACGAACCAGGAAGGATTTTTTCAGTGGGTTCCACTCGTTACCTCCTGTTGCGTTCCCTTTTCGAGTTTTTCGCGCTCTTCCGGGGAGAGTTTCATTACGGGAACGTGCTGGCTGAGTTGCAGAGCTCGGATATAGGCGATGATTGCCCATTTGTCTTCTGCCTTTAGTTGCTTTGAAAGAACGGGATGCACTACGTCCTCCTTCGGGGGTTTCGTCTGCGGGCTCTTCTCGTAATTCGCTTTCGCCGCTTCGAAACCGCTAATAAACACATCGAAGAAATAACCAGGGGGGGCGTTTCGCAAACGCTCTTCATGGAACGATACAGGCTGTTTGTAGCCGCGCTGAACAATCATTCCCAAGCCATCGCCTGTGCGCGCATGACATGGTGAACAATAAATATTATAACGATCTCTACCCCTTTCTAAAATTGCCCGTGTAATGGGGAAGGGAAATCGTTTCGCAATCTCTCCGTTTTCTATTCCTTTATATAAAAATTCGTCTTCCCTCAAGTATCCTCGCGGCACGGTGCCGGGAACGGGTCGCAACGCTGCTTGACGACTCTCAAAGAAATCGCTTTCGCCCAAAGTCTTGATCTTTGGCTGTTCCCACATATCGTTTCTTTGGCACGCTCCCAGAGAAATCACCAAGAAGCCGAGCGAAACATTCAGACAATATACATAGATTCGTTTCACCAATTCACCTCCGAAACGGTTTCCGCCCCTAACCCTTCTAAAAATCTTCTGGTTTCGTTGCGGTCATATTTCGAATCGGAGGATTCGATGCAAAGGAAAAACTTATCTCGCGTAGCCGATTCGAAATTCGGCGCAGCGAATAACGGATGATGAGGAAGCGGAAGACCATTCATCACGAGCATCCCGATGACGGCACCGAAGGCAGCGGAAAGAATTCCGCATTCGAAGGTAATCGGAATGAAGGATGGCCAACTAAAATTCGGTCTGCCTCCTACGTTCATGGGAAAGTCCACAATGGAGATCCAACACTGCATGAGAAATCCCAAAGCGGCACCGATGATGCCACACCAAAAAACGACCCAAGGAACTCGGTCATCTCGATTGTTCAAAACATCGACCAATCCCTCGAGAGCATAAGGGGTGTAGGCTTCTACTTTTTCGTATCCGAATTCTCGCGCTTTCTTCGCGGCATTCATCAAATCTTCCGCTTCGGAAAACTGCGCAATCATGCCGTAATGGGGGGGTCGCGTCGGGTCTTTTCGCATTTACACTTTCACCTCCACTTCTTTCGGCTTCTCGTGTTTCATCGAATGGAAAAGATGTTTGATTTCTGCAATGGGAATCGTCGGTAAGAACCTTACGAAAAGTACCATTCCTGTCAAGAAGAATCCGAACGTACCAATCCAGGTGAGCCAATCCCAAATCGTCGGTGTGTACATTCCCCAAGAAGAAGGCATGTAATCTCGGTGCAAACTCGTGATAACGATTACGAAACGCTCCAGCCACATACCGGTGTTGACAACCAAACTCAAGAAGAAAAGCCAAGCGATGCTATTGCGTACGGATTTAATCCATAAAAACTGGGGCATAATCCCGTTGCAAAGGATCAGAGCCCAATAAATATTGGAATAAGGTCCTAAGGCTCGATTTTTAATCATAAACCACTCGTAAGGGTTGCCACTGTAAAAACCGTAAAACGCTTCCACGAGGTAACCATAGAAAACAATCAATCCCGTTGCGAGCATGATTCTTGCCATCCATTCCAGATGCCGCATCGTAACCAAATCCTCTAAATGCCACCATTTGCGAATCGGAATCACGAGAGTAAGAACCATTGCGAAACCGGAATAAATGGCTCCAGCAACGAAATAGGGCGGGAAAATCGTCGTATGCCAACCAGGGATGATGGAAACGGCGAAGTCTAAACTAACGACGGAGTGCACTGAAACGACAAGAGGTGTGGAGAGACCTGCCAAAAGCAGATAAGCCGATTCGTAACGATGCCAATGCGATGCTGCTCCTCTCCAACCCAGCGCGAAGATGCCGGAAAGAACTTGACCCAATTTCGATTTCGCCTTATCGCGCAAAGTGGCTAAATCCGGAATCAATCCTACGTACCAAAACAATAGTGAAACGGTCAAATATGTCGTAACCGCAAAGACGTCCCAAACGAGTGGGCTTCGGAATTGGGGCCAAACTCCTAACGCATTCGGATACGGGATGAGCCAATAGAAAATCCATGGGCGACCCAAATGCAATATAGGAAACATGCCCGCGCACATCACGGCGAAAAGCGTCATCGTCTCCGCGAGGCGGTTTATCGAATTTCGCCATCTTTGTCGCATCAAAAGCAAAATCGCAGAAATTAGTGTTCCTGCGTGTCCGATTCCGATCCACCAAACGAAGTTGATGATGGCGAAGCCCCATCCCACCGGGATATTCACCCCCCAAATTCCGACGCCAATGATAAATAGCCAACCCGCGGCTACCATCAAACAAGTAAGCCCGAAAAACGCGAAGCCGAATACAATAAACCACTGACGGGGGGGCTTCTGTTCTAAGACGATATCGCTGATTTTATCCGTTAGCGTAGCGTAGTTATGCTCGCCTTCGATGAGCACCTCTTCTTGCGTCTTATGTTTTAAGGTTTCTGTTTTCATGTTATGCTTCTTCGAGTTCGGGGTTCGGATTTCTAAGTTTTGCTAAGTAAGTCGTTCTCGGAATTGTGTTCAATTCCCTCAACATGCTGTAATTATGTGGTTCTTTCTTCAGTCTTGCTATTCGACTCTTCGAATCGTTAATATCACCGAAAATAATCGCTCCTGCGGGACATGCTTGTTGACAAGCTGTCACGACCTCGCCGTCCTGGATTCTTCTATTCTCCTTCTTCGCTGTTTTTCGAGCCGCATTGATTCTTTGCACGCAGTAGGTGCATTTCTCCATCACACCACGACCGCGTACGCTTACGTTCGGGTTTTGCATCAGTTTCAAAATCGGCGTGTGATTGTCCGTATATTGTTTGAAGTTGAATCGCCGCACTTTGTAGGGACAGTTGTTCGAGCAATACCGAGTTCCCACACATCGGTTGTATATTTGCTCGTTCAAACCTTCACCGCTATGCACGGTGGCAGCGACAGGGCAAACGACTTCGCAAGGTGCTCGCTCGCAATGCATGCACGGTACGGGTTGGTTGTAGATAAACTGAGGTTCATCGAGGTCTTTTCCTTCGTAATAACGGTCAATACGAATCCAATGCATTTCTCGTCCTCGTAAAACTTCCGTTTTTCCGACCGAAGGAATGTTGTTTTCGGATTGACAAGCGATGACGCACGCATTGCATCCCGTGCATACCGTCGTATCGATCACCATCCCCCACGCATAATCTTTATATTCCCTTTCCGGATAAAGGGAGACATCTTCTACATGTTCGTCAACTTCTTTCGCAAACGCGGGGTTTTGGATAAATTCTTCGAGAGTTCCCGGACGCACCAGGTGTCTACCTTCGATAGAGTAATGGTATTGCGTGGTCGCTATGGGATACCGCAATGACGTGGGGATGACTTCTGCCCCCTCATCTATCCATGGTGCTGTTGTGGTTCGGAGTTTGTAGGTATCGAACCCTACTTTCGCAGCGACTCTCCCCCCCCTTGTTCTTCCATATCCCAAACTTACCGTTAGAGTGTCTTCCGGCTGTCCCGGCATAATCCAAACGGGAATGTTTTTCAAACTCCGTCCACGATAACGCAACTCGACTAACGGCACAATTGTCCCTTGCCCCCACCCGCTGGGATGATATTTGATCCCTAATTTCTCTGCGGTTTTCGGGCTCATAAACAGCACATTGTCCCATGTGATTTTCGTAATCGGCTTAGGAAGTTCTTGGAGCCATGGGTTATTCGCAAATCTTCCGTCCCAAATCGTAGAATCAGGTCGAAATTGAATCTCGAATCCCTTTTTCTCCTTTATGGGGAGAGTTTCGAACGCTTTCTGCCAATTCGATACTAACGACACCTTTTGTATAGGAGATTTCGTTTCTGGAATGATTCCATCGTGCAGCCACCTCCGCCAGGTCTTCTCGAAATCTTCTTTCGCTGTTGGCGTTTGTTTTTCCCAATATTCTCGAACGATATCCAGCGAATTCCGTGGCTTTTCGTCCAACAACGCAGAAAGCACTTCATGAGCGGAGCGCCCAGAAAAAAGCGGCTGAATCAAAGGTTGAATAATCGAAATCGAGCCATCGTACGCACGCGCGTCGCTCCATGCTTCGAATTCGTGTGTGAGAGGAATATGCCATTTGCACTTTTCCGATGTTTCGTCCTCGTAGACGCTCACATGAATCGGCAAGCGAACACTCTCTAAATGTTTCGAAAATTCCAAATCTACCGGAGCCGAGTAAACGGGATTTCCGCCTAAGATTATTAAGACCTCTACAAGGTCGTTCTTCATATCGCTGACGAGTTCTTGCAGCGATTCCATGTGATTGACGGGATTCGCTTCGGCAGGCTCTATGAATTCCACTGTGCTGCCGTTGTTTCCTAAAACATCGTTTATCGCGTGTGCCAAAGCATGCACGTGAGATGGTTGGTTGTCTCCAACGATGACGATGCTCCTTCCACGGTTGTTTTCTAAATCTTTCGCTAATGCCTCAATCCATTTTCGTTCTTTTTCGCCGAAAGAGGATTCGTCCCCCCCTACGAGATTCACGCCTAATCTTCGAGCGAGCGCCATCGCAAAATCTCGAATATCCCCCCCCTTCATGCTCAAACGATGATCTGCCATCGCTCCCGTCAGCGTCGGCGTACTCTCGACGACGTACAAACGATTCATTTTCTTTTGCTCGGAGCGGACACGTCTTTTATCGGTGAAATCTCCCGTGTAACGAACGGTTCCTGGTCCGCAGAACAAGAAATCCGAGTCCAAAGAAAGCACGACGTCCGCTCTATCGAAACGATAAACCGCATCTACGACTTTTCCGAATGCTTGTTTCGCTCCTAATCGCACATTGTCACGGTTGACCGGCTCATAGCAATGCCATTTCGCCTCGGGATATTGTCGAAGCAACGTGCGTATCTGATTCGCCAAAGTCGGTGAGGTTACAGTTTCCGTTAGAATTCGCAGCGTTCTTCCTCGAATTACTTGTTGACGCTGCATTTCTAATCGAATCGCCTGCAAGAATTCATCCCAAGAGACGATTCTTCCGTCGTTCACGATGGCTTGCGACCGATCGGGGTCGTATAGTCCTAACAATGTCGCTTGCGTAAATGCATCTGTCGCTCCTAAACTCGCGGGATGGTCGGGATTACCTTCGATTTTCGTAGGTCGCCCTTCGTAACATTCAGCCAAAACGCCAGTTGCATAACCGCCGAAGGTTACGGCAGTTGCGTAATACAAAGGTTTTCCGGGAACGATTTCTTCAGGAGCTTTTACATAGGGAATTATTTTTTCCGCTAATTGAGGACGGCATGCTCCTAACCCAGCCATAGCAAGCGATGCTGCCATCACTTTCAAAAAACTGCGACGGTCTATTTCTGCATTCCATGGCGCTGTTCCTCGCGCAAACTCCCTTTCGTAATACTCTTTAAACTCCGGGGTTTCTGCAATTTCCTCTAAACCTCTCCAATACGCTTTACCGTTTTTCTGAGAAAGCCGTTCCCTTAAATCATTGATATCCAATGCCTGATTATTTTCTTCGTCTTTTAGAAACTTTTGCTCAGACATTCGTCATCTCCGTGATATGCGATTTTTTTCATCGGTGACACACCCAACAATCCGTCAAACCAGTTTTTTCTATGCCGTATTTCTCCATCAATTCCTTAGCGAGTGCTTCATGATTCGGAGGGGGTTGATATTTCATGTTGAACACTTCGCTCAAAGGACGAAGATTTTTTTCTGGATTTCGATGGCAATCTAAACAAAATAACATCTGAAATGCATTTTGTTTAGCGGTTAAATTCATCTTGTCAATGTTTCCATGACAAGAAACACAACTAATTCCTTTTTTGATGTGAATGCTATGGTCGAAGAAAACGAAATCCGGGACGATGTTCACTCGATTCCATTCCATCGGCTGTCCCGTTGCGTAACTGTCTCTCACGACTTGGAGCAATGGGCTGTTCGTCCAAATCTGGGAGTGGCATGTATAGCATGTCTCTGTGGCGGGGATACCGGCAAAAGGAGACTCTTCGACGGTCGTGTGGCAATAGCGGCAGTCAATGCCCAATTGGTCTACATGGTGCATATGGCTGAAAGGAGCAGGCTGGTCGAGGGCAACGTTCAAATCATGAGTGTAAGGGGTTATGTTAGCCCCTACTAAAATGACCGCTATCAAAAGAAGCCCTGCCCCTGGCAAACTCGCCTTCGCGAGGACATTGGCGCTTTCAGGAAAAATCTGAGGCACTTTGATACCTTCCTGTCATTTTTGAACTCCCACGAAACTCCAAAAAGAAACCGCACTTGTCTCGTGCAGTCTGCGTCTTTGTGAATTTTTTCACAAAGTCTCCTTACAATACCATCCCAGACAGCAAAATACAATGATTTTTTTCATCGTGAGGGATAAAAATGGTAAAGCATCAGATAAACGATCACCCCTGTCACTGAGACGTAAAGCCAAATCGGTAAGGTCCAGCGGGCTATTTTCTTATGAAGGGGGAACCTCCCTCGCAATGCCTTAGATAAGGTTATCAAAGCCATCGGAGCCACGAGGATGGCTAAAATGGTATGGGTCCCTAAAATCAGGAAATAAATTGTTCTGACGAACCCCTCCCCTGCGAATCGGGTCGTTCCAACCTGAAAGTGATAGGTCAAATAACTCACGAGGAAGAGAGTGGAGGCGATAAAAGCACTTATCATGCAGAAGTGGTGAAGAGCGACCCTATTATTTCGAATGAAGAAATATCCCGTTATAAGGAGAATTGCACTCGTGGTGTTGAGAATCGCATTGAGAGTAGGTAAATCTTCCAGCCTCACGGCTTCTCGCCGCGCAGTAAGTTTTTCGTATCTTCGATGAGTTTTTGGATTTCCGCCTCTTCTGTTCCTTTGTAATATCCTCGAATGAAACCTCGTTCATCTACCAGCACGAAGCGGTCACTGTGCAAAATTTCTCCAGGAACCTCCGTTGCCCCTAAGAGGAAACCTTTTCTCGATAATTCCGTGACTTCTCCTTGTTTACCGAAAATGAAATACCATTTCCCATCGAGCGCGCCAATCTTTTTGGCGAATTGCGCCAATCTCTCTCGAGTATCGTTTTTTGGGTCGACACTAAATAAAAGAATTTTCACTTTCCCTTGATTACGAAACGCTTCTTGAATCGTTTTCATGTTTTCTTCGAGTAAAGGACAAATGCCTTGGCATTTCGTAAAGAAAAATCCCGCGATCCAAACATATCCCCGCAAAGATTCATTCGAAATTTTTTCACCGGTATGCGCGGTAAGCGTAAATGAAGGCACAAGGTTTGAAAGAGTCTCCTCTTTTATTATTTTTTTCTGATGAATCAGCGTGTTGACGGAATAAAGCCCTGCTGCGCATATCACTGCAAGAGTCGCGCTCAACCAAATCAAAATTCTTATCCCGCTCATAGCGTTATCATATCATTATCAAAATGAAAAACGGCACCCAAACCGCATCCATAAAATGCCAATACATTGTGCTGAGATAAACCGCCAAATGCCTCTTTTCGCTGAAAATACCTTTCGCCGCCATATTACGAACAATCCCAAGCCA from Fimbriimonadales bacterium includes the following:
- a CDS encoding SCO family protein, whose amino-acid sequence is MSGIRILIWLSATLAVICAAGLYSVNTLIHQKKIIKEETLSNLVPSFTLTAHTGEKISNESLRGYVWIAGFFFTKCQGICPLLEENMKTIQEAFRNQGKVKILLFSVDPKNDTRERLAQFAKKIGALDGKWYFIFGKQGEVTELSRKGFLLGATEVPGEILHSDRFVLVDERGFIRGYYKGTEEAEIQKLIEDTKNLLRGEKP
- a CDS encoding TAT-variant-translocated molybdopterin oxidoreductase; the protein is MSEQKFLKDEENNQALDINDLRERLSQKNGKAYWRGLEEIAETPEFKEYYEREFARGTAPWNAEIDRRSFLKVMAASLAMAGLGACRPQLAEKIIPYVKAPEEIVPGKPLYYATAVTFGGYATGVLAECYEGRPTKIEGNPDHPASLGATDAFTQATLLGLYDPDRSQAIVNDGRIVSWDEFLQAIRLEMQRQQVIRGRTLRILTETVTSPTLANQIRTLLRQYPEAKWHCYEPVNRDNVRLGAKQAFGKVVDAVYRFDRADVVLSLDSDFLFCGPGTVRYTGDFTDKRRVRSEQKKMNRLYVVESTPTLTGAMADHRLSMKGGDIRDFAMALARRLGVNLVGGDESSFGEKERKWIEALAKDLENNRGRSIVIVGDNQPSHVHALAHAINDVLGNNGSTVEFIEPAEANPVNHMESLQELVSDMKNDLVEVLIILGGNPVYSAPVDLEFSKHLESVRLPIHVSVYEDETSEKCKWHIPLTHEFEAWSDARAYDGSISIIQPLIQPLFSGRSAHEVLSALLDEKPRNSLDIVREYWEKQTPTAKEDFEKTWRRWLHDGIIPETKSPIQKVSLVSNWQKAFETLPIKEKKGFEIQFRPDSTIWDGRFANNPWLQELPKPITKITWDNVLFMSPKTAEKLGIKYHPSGWGQGTIVPLVELRYRGRSLKNIPVWIMPGQPEDTLTVSLGYGRTRGGRVAAKVGFDTYKLRTTTAPWIDEGAEVIPTSLRYPIATTQYHYSIEGRHLVRPGTLEEFIQNPAFAKEVDEHVEDVSLYPEREYKDYAWGMVIDTTVCTGCNACVIACQSENNIPSVGKTEVLRGREMHWIRIDRYYEGKDLDEPQFIYNQPVPCMHCERAPCEVVCPVAATVHSGEGLNEQIYNRCVGTRYCSNNCPYKVRRFNFKQYTDNHTPILKLMQNPNVSVRGRGVMEKCTYCVQRINAARKTAKKENRRIQDGEVVTACQQACPAGAIIFGDINDSKSRIARLKKEPHNYSMLRELNTIPRTTYLAKLRNPNPELEEA
- a CDS encoding cytochrome c encodes the protein MKRIYVYCLNVSLGFLVISLGACQRNDMWEQPKIKTLGESDFFESRQAALRPVPGTVPRGYLREDEFLYKGIENGEIAKRFPFPITRAILERGRDRYNIYCSPCHARTGDGLGMIVQRGYKQPVSFHEERLRNAPPGYFFDVFISGFEAAKANYEKSPQTKPPKEDVVHPVLSKQLKAEDKWAIIAYIRALQLSQHVPVMKLSPEEREKLEKGTQQEVTSGTH
- a CDS encoding DUF3341 domain-containing protein, translating into MRKDPTRPPHYGMIAQFSEAEDLMNAAKKAREFGYEKVEAYTPYALEGLVDVLNNRDDRVPWVVFWCGIIGAALGFLMQCWISIVDFPMNVGGRPNFSWPSFIPITFECGILSAAFGAVIGMLVMNGLPLPHHPLFAAPNFESATRDKFFLCIESSDSKYDRNETRRFLEGLGAETVSEVNW
- a CDS encoding DUF420 domain-containing protein, with the protein product MRLEDLPTLNAILNTTSAILLITGYFFIRNNRVALHHFCMISAFIASTLFLVSYLTYHFQVGTTRFAGEGFVRTIYFLILGTHTILAILVAPMALITLSKALRGRFPLHKKIARWTLPIWLYVSVTGVIVYLMLYHFYPSR
- the nrfD gene encoding NrfD/PsrC family molybdoenzyme membrane anchor subunit: MKTETLKHKTQEEVLIEGEHNYATLTDKISDIVLEQKPPRQWFIVFGFAFFGLTCLMVAAGWLFIIGVGIWGVNIPVGWGFAIINFVWWIGIGHAGTLISAILLLMRQRWRNSINRLAETMTLFAVMCAGMFPILHLGRPWIFYWLIPYPNALGVWPQFRSPLVWDVFAVTTYLTVSLLFWYVGLIPDLATLRDKAKSKLGQVLSGIFALGWRGAASHWHRYESAYLLLAGLSTPLVVSVHSVVSLDFAVSIIPGWHTTIFPPYFVAGAIYSGFAMVLTLVIPIRKWWHLEDLVTMRHLEWMARIMLATGLIVFYGYLVEAFYGFYSGNPYEWFMIKNRALGPYSNIYWALILCNGIMPQFLWIKSVRNSIAWLFFLSLVVNTGMWLERFVIVITSLHRDYMPSSWGMYTPTIWDWLTWIGTFGFFLTGMVLFVRFLPTIPIAEIKHLFHSMKHEKPKEVEVKV
- a CDS encoding cytochrome c3 family protein, encoding MPQIFPESANVLAKASLPGAGLLLIAVILVGANITPYTHDLNVALDQPAPFSHMHHVDQLGIDCRYCHTTVEESPFAGIPATETCYTCHSQIWTNSPLLQVVRDSYATGQPMEWNRVNIVPDFVFFDHSIHIKKGISCVSCHGNIDKMNLTAKQNAFQMLFCLDCHRNPEKNLRPLSEVFNMKYQPPPNHEALAKELMEKYGIEKTGLTDCWVCHR
- a CDS encoding SCO family protein; this encodes MKSLFSSLLFALCLSISFSQAPPPSIAEKRDTTEKQQTMTSGVTIEQHLDEQLPLDTVFFDENGKEVPLATFFGERPVILGLVYYRCPALCNRIITGIIESLKVVSFDAGKEFDVVLISIDPTESPELAAETKQSILKRYDRPQSENGWHLLVGSQESILSVADTVGFRYKYDPVRKQYVHAAGIFVITPQGKISQYFYGIEYPPRDLRLALVQSAENKIGTLVDQVLLYCMVYDPATGKYGLAILRLVQLAGLVTVIALGIFIYRMFRQEPKEVIEEIVGEEPFTEKKER